The following is a genomic window from Paenibacillus thiaminolyticus.
GGTTGTCTCTTCTTCTACTCACTGACCTTAACACCGCCGTTCGCGATATAATATAGGGGTGCATGTCTATAATCAGCATAGAACGAATGCTCATCTTGAGCATGATATTTTTCGTTCTCGCTATTCTTGCTTTTTAACTATGTTATAATGAAAGTTAAAATGTGGGAGAGGGGTTATCCTATGCCAGTTGAGACGTTTAGAGCAACCGCACATTTACAAAATGGGCTTGTCGTAAAGGCGAGAGCGAGAAACTTCGAGATTACGATCGATGAACCGAAATCGCTGGGCGGCACCGACACGGCTATGAATCCGGTGGAGGTCGTGCTCTGCGCTCTGGGGGCCTGCCAGTCCATCGTCGCCAGAGCCTATGCGCGCAAGTTCAAGATCGATCTTGAGGAGTTCTGGGTGGAATTAGAAGGGGATCTGGATACGGACGGCTTTATGAACAAGTCGGATGTGCGCCGCGGATACTCGGAAATCCGTTATAATATTCATATCAAAAGCAACGCCTCCTACGAGCAGGCGAAGGAATTCGTCGAGTTCATTGAACGCACTTGCCCGGTCGGCGACACGATCAATAACCCGGTGCGTCTCGTCTTGAATGACATTGTGTTAGAATAGAACAGTCCGGCCTCCTGCGATTGGGCAACCTTTTGCAGGAGGCTCATTTTATTTGCATCATTCACACAGCCCGTGTTGCGCATTTTGACTTTTCCAAAATAGAAGCGCTGTCCGACGATAGAATGCAGGTATATACATAGAACAGGCCAGTGGAAGTATTTCCGGACTTTTACCGTGCACTTTAATCGTTGTGGCTGCTCCCCGCCTCGCTGTCCTCTGCTGCGATGCCGTAGCGGGCGAGCGCCTTCGCCGCGCTTTCGCGCATGCGCCGCTGCAGCTTATCTCCATCCACGATGCGGACGCGCATGCCGAGGAAGCGGATTTTGGACAGCACATACTCGCATTCATCGCCCAGGAAGGTGAGCCGAATCCGGTAGGTGTCCTCCTCGTCCGCATACTCCACTTCCTTCTCGAAGCAGGAGAAGGCATACATGATCCGGGACAGCTCCCGGTTGTACATCCGGACGACCTCGATCACGGCATGCTCCTTGCGGGTGTCCAGGACGGCCGCGATTCGGCTCAGCCATATCTCGGCCATGCCGGCCGGCACCGGTTCCATGTCCGCCTCCGCGATGTTCCGCAGCCGCGTGGACATGAGCATGCGCCGCCGCGGATTGTACCAGAGCAAGTACCATTCGCGCTTCACCATGGAGTATTCCAGCTTGTAAGGGAAGCCGGACTGCGCAGGCTGCATGCCTCCATGCTTGAGCTGGTAAGAGACGCGGATGCCCTGTTGGGCCGCGATAATGCGGCGCAGAGGGCGAAGGAGCGGATGGTACGCATGGCGCTCGATGCTGGCGGCCTTCTCCGCAACATGCTCGGCCAGCTCGAAGTCGGCCTCGTCCCGCAGCGCCGCCGCCAGCTTCGCCAGCGTCTCCGGCGAGAATGCTTCTGCCGAGGCAGGATGATTCAGCATCGCTTTCAGCCACGAGCGCTCCTGCGAGGTGATGGCGAACGCGCCCGCTTCCCCCAGCTTGGACATAATCTGATAATTAAAAATTTTCTCGAACAGGTTCATCGCCATAGTACGCTTGAATCTCCTTCCACTCGGCAATCAGCTCCTGCCGGAGCTTGCGCGGCTCCAGCACCTCGCAGCTTGACCCGAAGCTGCGCAGCCAAGGCTTGATCTCCGTAATGCCGTTGACCGTAATCTCATAGAGGAACCAATCCTCGTTCTCCTCGATGATGCGTCCCCATTGTCCCTGCATCAGCACGCGCTCTTTGACGAAGTTTTTGCGCGCTCCTTCCGGGTTGAAGAACCGGGCCCGCACCGTGACCGGCTCCCCGGTATCAATAAGCCAACTGAAGCGCATCTGCTCCTCCAGCTCCCGCAGCCTTCGGCCGAACCGCTCTTCCGGCACGGCTTCTCCTTCCCGAATCTGCGTCAAGCCTTCCATCCGGTATTTCATCAGGCCGAGCCGGGAAGTGTGGCCGAGCAGATACCAGCGGCCGTATTGATGGTCGTAGACGATCTTGAGCGGGAGCACGGTTTCCTGCTTGCCCTCGGCCTCGCGCATGAAGAGCGGATTCGTATTTTGCGAGGCATAGGCTGTTCCCTTCTTCGGCGAGAAATAGAGAAAGGACAGCATCCGCCGCTCCCGAATCGCCTGCAGCGCCGTATAGAGATGCGCCTCATCCAGAATGCGCGAGAAAAAATGATATTTATATAGAAACGGTTCTGCCGCAACCCCGGCCATCTTCCTCCGCTTCATCGCTTGCTTGAGATTATCCCGCAAAAGATAGCCCTGCACGGAAGGAACCTGCGTATTCGCCATTACATTGACGTAATCGTATAGATCAATCAATTCCTCGTCTCTTAAGTCGTGGGTCAGATCATGATTCATCGAATACCGGTAAGGCCGGCCGCCCTTTTCCTTGCGAATGACGCCGATTTCCTCCAAATATTTCAGATCGGAGCGGACCGTCTTCTCGTCAGGCAGCGGATTCGGCTCCGGGATGCGGGAACTGCACTCGTCCATCAGCTCCATTGCCGTCAACGGCTGCTCCTGCAGGACGGTCAAAATGATCGCCAGGCGAAGACTTTCGGATTCTTTGACCGATTTGGCACGGAACAAGAACAGGAGCATCGGATCCGCCGAATCATAGTAGCTGAAGCGCAGCATCTCTGCGAACTGCTGCCCCTGATCCACAGGAAGCTGCTCGGTGACCGTATGTACAATCTCCTTCAAGCGGCGGATCGTCTTGTCGAAGGTGTGGACCGAGATGCCGAGCCGCTGCGCGAACTGGTCCCGGCTATATGCGCCGCTCGTCAGGACGAGCATGCGAAGGAACTGAATTTCTTTATCGAAGCTTTCTTTTGCCATCGTCTGAGAAGCCTCCTTATGAGCCCGGCTGGGCTTATCTTTCATTGTAGCAGGGGAGGCCTAAGGGGAGAACGGAAAACTTTTGATCTCCTCGTAATACTTTCGCCATGTTCCCGCTTCCGAAAATAAGCGAAGATAGGGGTGTGAAGCCGACATATTACCCATTTTGAGAAAAGAGGAGGGACTTCCATGTCCACACTATCCACGATTCATCAGAGAATAAAACAGGAGCTGTGGCAGATCGAGCGCCAGGAGAACGTGCACATCATCTATGCCTGCGAATCGGGCAGCCGGGCATGGGGGTTCCCGTCGCAGGACAGTGATTATGATGTCCGCTTCATCTATGTGCGGCCCGTGGACTGGTACTTGTCCATCCGGGACCGCAGAGACGTCATCGAGCGCCCGATAAGCGATCAGCTCGACATTAACGGATGGGATCTGCGCAAGGCGCTGCAGTTGTTCCGCAAGTCGAACCCGCCGCTGCTCGAATGGCTGCAGTCGCCGATTGTGTACGAGGAGTCATCCTCCGTGACGGAGCGCATTCGCAGCCTGTCTTCGCATACCTTTTCACCGAAATCATGCATGTATCACTATCTTCATATGGCCAAAGGCAATTACCGCGAATATTTGCAGGGCAGCCAGGTCAAAATCAAAAAATATTTTTATGTGCTGCGCCCGTTACTTGCATGCGGCTGGATCGAGAAGCATAATGCCATGCCACCGATGGAGTTTGACGCTTTGGTTCGGGAGAGCGTTCCCGAAGGCAGCGAGCTGCGCCGTAATATTGAACGGCTGCTGGAGCGGAAGCGCTCGGGGGAGGAATTGGATGTGGAATGCCGAATTCCTTCTATAAATGCGTATCTCGAAGAGCGCATCGAGCACTACACGCGTACGGCGGTTCATCTGCGATCGCCGGCTGGACAGCAACGTCAGGATCAAGAGCTCGATAAGATGTTCCGTTCCGCCTTGCAAGAAGTATGGGCATAGCTGCACAGTGGAGCCATCAGCAAAGCATCTTGTGAACGGAGCGGGCGGAAGGGAAGAACATGTTCAAGGAGTGCGAGGATGAATATTTTTGCTCTATTTTATATAAGCTCAACCACGGATGGTAGAGTAAGGAGAGTTGACAGCAATGGCATATATAACAACAGACGGCGTGCGGGTATGGGGCCAGCCGGAGGAGAGTGCGGTCGCCCAGGCGAAGACCTGCGCGCGCCACGGGCGCGTCGTCCAGGCGCTGCTGATGGCCGACCATCATAAAGGCTACAGCCAACCGATTGGGGGCGTCATCGTGTATGATGGGCAAATCTCGCCTTCCGGCGTCGGCTATGACATCGCCTGCGGCAACAAGGCAGTGCGGACGAATCTGTACGCGGCGGATATCCAGCCGCGCATCGGCGTAATCATGGACGAGATTGCGGG
Proteins encoded in this region:
- a CDS encoding OsmC family protein, which encodes MPVETFRATAHLQNGLVVKARARNFEITIDEPKSLGGTDTAMNPVEVVLCALGACQSIVARAYARKFKIDLEEFWVELEGDLDTDGFMNKSDVRRGYSEIRYNIHIKSNASYEQAKEFVEFIERTCPVGDTINNPVRLVLNDIVLE
- a CDS encoding helix-turn-helix transcriptional regulator, producing MAKESFDKEIQFLRMLVLTSGAYSRDQFAQRLGISVHTFDKTIRRLKEIVHTVTEQLPVDQGQQFAEMLRFSYYDSADPMLLFLFRAKSVKESESLRLAIILTVLQEQPLTAMELMDECSSRIPEPNPLPDEKTVRSDLKYLEEIGVIRKEKGGRPYRYSMNHDLTHDLRDEELIDLYDYVNVMANTQVPSVQGYLLRDNLKQAMKRRKMAGVAAEPFLYKYHFFSRILDEAHLYTALQAIRERRMLSFLYFSPKKGTAYASQNTNPLFMREAEGKQETVLPLKIVYDHQYGRWYLLGHTSRLGLMKYRMEGLTQIREGEAVPEERFGRRLRELEEQMRFSWLIDTGEPVTVRARFFNPEGARKNFVKERVLMQGQWGRIIEENEDWFLYEITVNGITEIKPWLRSFGSSCEVLEPRKLRQELIAEWKEIQAYYGDEPVRENF
- a CDS encoding WYL domain-containing protein, with translation MAMNLFEKIFNYQIMSKLGEAGAFAITSQERSWLKAMLNHPASAEAFSPETLAKLAAALRDEADFELAEHVAEKAASIERHAYHPLLRPLRRIIAAQQGIRVSYQLKHGGMQPAQSGFPYKLEYSMVKREWYLLWYNPRRRMLMSTRLRNIAEADMEPVPAGMAEIWLSRIAAVLDTRKEHAVIEVVRMYNRELSRIMYAFSCFEKEVEYADEEDTYRIRLTFLGDECEYVLSKIRFLGMRVRIVDGDKLQRRMRESAAKALARYGIAAEDSEAGSSHND
- a CDS encoding nucleotidyltransferase domain-containing protein, with amino-acid sequence MSTLSTIHQRIKQELWQIERQENVHIIYACESGSRAWGFPSQDSDYDVRFIYVRPVDWYLSIRDRRDVIERPISDQLDINGWDLRKALQLFRKSNPPLLEWLQSPIVYEESSSVTERIRSLSSHTFSPKSCMYHYLHMAKGNYREYLQGSQVKIKKYFYVLRPLLACGWIEKHNAMPPMEFDALVRESVPEGSELRRNIERLLERKRSGEELDVECRIPSINAYLEERIEHYTRTAVHLRSPAGQQRQDQELDKMFRSALQEVWA